The Spongiibacter tropicus DSM 19543 genomic interval GCGCAGAGTAAGTTAACGATTCGCCTGCGACTGGTCTCCCAGCAGCAAAGCCCCATCTACCCTGAAATTGACAAGCAGCGGCGCTTTGCTCTGAACGATGTGCCGCGTTTGGCCTCGGCGTATGGGCTGCAAACCGTGCCGATGAACGGCCCGCCTGATGACGCTTTAACGACTCAGGCTAACACTTATCTGATGGCGGCCGACTCCCTTGAGGATTTCATACGGCGTGAGTGGCAAGTGGCCAGTGTGTTGTTTTCCGGACAGGGCGACTTGCCCGTTGGCGACACCAAATCGGCAACTGACGTCGAAGAAACATTGCAGGCCAATAACCTGCGACGCGAACGGCTGGGGCACTACCTGCCTGCAATGTGGCAGTTTCGCGGCGATTGGTTCTGGGGTGTCGATCGCGTCGATGCGCTGCTGGCAGCTCTGAATCGGGCTGGGCTGTATGAGGGCCCGCTGACCTTGCTCTGCCATGCGAATAAAGCAGACCTTGGGGAGACGCCATCGGCCGGGACGCCACTGGAGTTCTTTTTCAGTTTTCGCAGCCCATATTCCTATCTGGCTGCCGTGCAGTTGCAGCGTCGCTTGTCCTCCATGACGTTGCCCCTGTCAGTGCGACCGGTCCTGCCGATGGCCATGCGTGGCTTTAATATTCCCCTGGCCAAGCGTATGTACATTGTTCACGACGCGGGCCGGGAGGCAAAGCGTTTGGGGGTTCCTTTCGGGCTGATCAGTGACCCTATCGGTGAAGGCGCTTTGCGTTGTTTGAAAGTGTTCAGTCTGGCAGAGAGCCCGCCGCAGCAACTCGATTTCCTGGTGGAAGCGGGGCGGTGCGCTTGGGCAGAGGCCATTGATCTGGCTACTGACCGGGGGTTGCGAACCGTCTGCCAGCGGGTGGGTATCGAGTGGGCCGCCGCGCAGCGCTGTCTGACCGAGCCGCTGCCTGCCTATGCCCAGAATAACCTCGATGCGCTGCTGGATATGGGGTTTTGGGGCGTGCCGAGTTTTCGCCTCGGGCAGTTCACCAGTTGGGGGAATGATCGCATGTGGATGCTGGATGAGTTGCAGCGCCGCGCAATGCCGTCTGATTGAATCACAACGCTAGGAAATAATAATGAAAAAAATCCTGCTCTCAATGCTGTTGATACTGTTACTGCTGGTGGCCGCGGTCTGGCCTCATCGCGGCGAATGGCTGCTGCGGGCGGTGATCGGACTGGATAATCTCCGGCACCCGGTGGCAGAGAATCAGCCGGTTCACTGGCGGCAGGGAGAGGCCGCGCCCGGCGATCAGCGCCCCAATGTCATTCTGATTGTGGCGGATGATCTGGGTTTTAACGACATTAGCTTTCACCGCGGTGAGCAGGCGACCCTGCCGACACCGGCGATTGATGCTCTGGCCAGCCAGGGTGTGTCGTTCAGCAGCGCCTACGCAGGCAATGCCGTTTGTGCGCCGTCCCGGGCGATGCTGATGACCGGGCGTTATTCCACGCGCTTTGGCTTTGAGTTCACCCCGGCGCCGCGTAGCTTCGCCAAAATGTTCAAGATATTGCCGCAACCCCCCGGCGCCCTGCATCCGCCCGAGGTGGATATGGCGGCGGTAGACCGCTTGCCACCGTTTCAGTCCCTGGGCATGCCCGGCGAGGAAATTACGCTGGCAGAGCAGCTTCAGGCGGCGGGTTATCACACCCTGCATATTGGCAAGTGGCATTTGGGGCGGGACCAAGGCATGCGTCCCGAGCATCAAGGCTTCGATGAAAGCCTGCTGATGGAGAGCGGTCTGTACCTGCCAGTGGATGATCCGCAGGTGGTCAATGCCCGGCAGGGTTTCGATCCGCTGGACCGGGCGATCTGGCTGAGAATGCGTTATGCCGCGTCCTATAACGGTAGCCAACCCTTTGCCCCCAGCGGCTACCTGACGGATTACTACACCGATCAAGCGGTGAGTGCGATCGCGGCAAATAAGGATCGACCATTTTTCCTATACCTCGCCCACTGGGGCGTGCACTCACCATTGCAGGCGTTGAAAGCTGACTACGATGCGCTGTCGCATATTCAGGATCATCGCCTGCGCGTGTACAGTGCCATGCTGCGCGCACTCGACCGCAGTGTGTCGAGGGTGATGCAGTCCTTGGTAGACAACGGTATCGACGACAATACCCTGGTGATTTTTACCAGCGACAACGGTGCACCGGGCTATCTGGGTTTGCCGGACTTGAACGCACCGTTCCGTGGCTGGAAACTGAGCTTTTTTGAGGGAGGTGTGCGCGTGCCGTTTTATCTGCGCTGGCCGAAGCAGCTATCATCGGGCTTGCAGTATGATGCGCCGGTTTCCCATCTGGACGTGTTTGCCACAGTGGCTGCGGCTGTGGGTATCGCGCTGCCCCAGGACCGGGTGATGGACAGCGTGAATTTGCTGCCCTATGTGAACGCCGATATTCAGGGGCCTCCCCACGACGCGATTTTCTGGCGGGAGGGAGCTTATCAGGGCATGCGTGCCGGTGACTGGAAGCTGATGCGCTCGCCCAAGCCGCGTAAAATTTGGCTGTACAATCTCAAGGACGATCCGCTGGAAGCACAGAACCTTGCCGCAGAATACCCGCAGCAGGTAGCTGACATGGCCGCGCAACTGGACGAACACAACCGCCAGCAGCAGCCTTCGCGCTGGCCCTCAATCGTCAGCCTGCCCGTGCTGATCGATAAAACCATGGCTGACCCGGCCTCGGCAGAAGATGAATATATTTACTGGCCAAACTGACAGGACACCACGCTGAGATGGCGGAGAAAAAAACGGCAAAGCGGAATTACCTGAATCGGCAGCAGCGCCGACAGCAGCTACTGGACACGGCGGCGTCGATTGTTGACGAGCAGGGTTGGTCGGGGCTGACCATGATTTCGCTGGCCGAGCGGGCCGAGGTGAGTCGCCAACTGATCTACCAGCATTTTACGGCCATTGATGAGTTGTTGCTGGAAACCATCAAGTACTTGTTTGGCAGTCTGTATCAGGACTCGCAGGCCGATTTTAATCAGCAGCCTAGCGATATTGAGCAGGCGGTACAGGCCCAGCACCGTCACTATCACGAGGACTTGTCTGCCGGGCGGGTGCGTGCCCTGTGGACGATTCTGTTCACCCCCTATAACGCCAATGAACCCATTGCCAAAGCGGCGCGTATGATTCGCCGTCTCAGCGCCGATGTGCCTGCCGCCGCAATACCGGGCCTGGTGGGCGTAGAATTGGCCGATGATCAGCGGCGGCAAATTGGTTTCATGATCGACATGCTGTTCTGGGGCAGTTATAGCCTGGTGAGCGATGGCGAGATGGATGAAGACAGTGCGCTTGAGCTGCTGTTGTGGATGCTGCGGCGCTTCAAGTCCGGTGAGTCGGCGGGCCTGCCGCCAGCATTTCGCAAATCCGCCAAATAATCCAGGGCTATCACGCGGCGACCCGACAGATGGCCGTGCCCGCTTTTTCCAGCCGCCAAGGTATCGTGCTTTTTAGCAGGGGCAAAAAGCCGGTGTCGGCAAGCAGGATGTCGGCACGGTGCTGCTGTTCCTCTGACAGCGTCCGGTAGGCAATTGCTACCCGCTGTAATTTCCAGGCCACATAGGTCGAACTGGCCGCAGTTACCTCAACGCCCTCAATGCTCGCTGGTGCCGGCCCGAAGGACGCGGGGAGGATGTCGCTGTCATTGCTGGCAATACCCTCGGCGACGGCCCGCCATGTGGTCTCGGCCATGGTGGCAAATGGCGCTGCGAGTTTGGCGAGAAATGCAGGCAGTTGCGGATCGTTGCACAATTCGCCATCGCTGGCTTCTCCCGCCGCAGCGTGCATACGCATCATCCACATCGACAGCTTCGTGCAGTGGCGCCGCAGGTGTTCCCCGGCCTCGCAGGGGTCCATATACAGATGGCCGAACAGGCCGTTCATCATTGCTACATCGGCAAGGCAGGGGCGGTTGCCAAGCAGGAAACGCTGCTGACTCAGGCGCTGTTCCAGTGTGTCCAATATGCGGTGGGTGAGCTTTCTGCTGAGGG includes:
- a CDS encoding glutathione S-transferase family protein; amino-acid sequence: MPQQDYILIATQYSYYSAKVRACLQYKRLPYTERASNFQALFQEVMPRTGEAKFPVVFCPDGELLNDSCDIVETLERRHPERPLTPDDPVLTVACLLLETLCDEFFVAPFIYYRWIPEDTRQWALGMFQTVLHTDLDDAELRAQAEGVSELVAEGIQAKVRKLGQDRDEVQTLSRKLTHRILDTLEQRLSQQRFLLGNRPCLADVAMMNGLFGHLYMDPCEAGEHLRRHCTKLSMWMMRMHAAAGEASDGELCNDPQLPAFLAKLAAPFATMAETTWRAVAEGIASNDSDILPASFGPAPASIEGVEVTAASSTYVAWKLQRVAIAYRTLSEEQQHRADILLADTGFLPLLKSTIPWRLEKAGTAICRVAA
- a CDS encoding TetR/AcrR family transcriptional regulator — protein: MAEKKTAKRNYLNRQQRRQQLLDTAASIVDEQGWSGLTMISLAERAEVSRQLIYQHFTAIDELLLETIKYLFGSLYQDSQADFNQQPSDIEQAVQAQHRHYHEDLSAGRVRALWTILFTPYNANEPIAKAARMIRRLSADVPAAAIPGLVGVELADDQRRQIGFMIDMLFWGSYSLVSDGEMDEDSALELLLWMLRRFKSGESAGLPPAFRKSAK
- a CDS encoding DsbA family protein, which encodes MTMPTKARCKARIIQGVAGGYALLQSRRAARENAQDELEFYYAVGDPHSHLAAQLLPRLQAQSKLTIRLRLVSQQQSPIYPEIDKQRRFALNDVPRLASAYGLQTVPMNGPPDDALTTQANTYLMAADSLEDFIRREWQVASVLFSGQGDLPVGDTKSATDVEETLQANNLRRERLGHYLPAMWQFRGDWFWGVDRVDALLAALNRAGLYEGPLTLLCHANKADLGETPSAGTPLEFFFSFRSPYSYLAAVQLQRRLSSMTLPLSVRPVLPMAMRGFNIPLAKRMYIVHDAGREAKRLGVPFGLISDPIGEGALRCLKVFSLAESPPQQLDFLVEAGRCAWAEAIDLATDRGLRTVCQRVGIEWAAAQRCLTEPLPAYAQNNLDALLDMGFWGVPSFRLGQFTSWGNDRMWMLDELQRRAMPSD
- a CDS encoding sulfatase-like hydrolase/transferase; its protein translation is MKKILLSMLLILLLLVAAVWPHRGEWLLRAVIGLDNLRHPVAENQPVHWRQGEAAPGDQRPNVILIVADDLGFNDISFHRGEQATLPTPAIDALASQGVSFSSAYAGNAVCAPSRAMLMTGRYSTRFGFEFTPAPRSFAKMFKILPQPPGALHPPEVDMAAVDRLPPFQSLGMPGEEITLAEQLQAAGYHTLHIGKWHLGRDQGMRPEHQGFDESLLMESGLYLPVDDPQVVNARQGFDPLDRAIWLRMRYAASYNGSQPFAPSGYLTDYYTDQAVSAIAANKDRPFFLYLAHWGVHSPLQALKADYDALSHIQDHRLRVYSAMLRALDRSVSRVMQSLVDNGIDDNTLVIFTSDNGAPGYLGLPDLNAPFRGWKLSFFEGGVRVPFYLRWPKQLSSGLQYDAPVSHLDVFATVAAAVGIALPQDRVMDSVNLLPYVNADIQGPPHDAIFWREGAYQGMRAGDWKLMRSPKPRKIWLYNLKDDPLEAQNLAAEYPQQVADMAAQLDEHNRQQQPSRWPSIVSLPVLIDKTMADPASAEDEYIYWPN